The following coding sequences are from one Seonamhaeicola sp. ML3 window:
- a CDS encoding T9SS type B sorting domain-containing protein, with translation MRFVYLFIFTMFCSYSMVFSQQISVDSSVGLQQLIEDNLVNGCVEISNITSPINGNSSGHPSYAYFERGMSNFPFQNGIMISTGSANSGGNTVNTGVLSEGDASWGSDPDLETTLGISNTLNATSIEFDFVSISSQFQFNFLFASEEYFDILPCQNVTDHFVFLITEVGSGNPYRNIAVVPGTTTPINSVNVHNEVFGVCPGSNDQYFDVFNAGDTNYNGRTTVLTASETIVPYVQYHVKLIIADQRDGTFDSAVFIEGDSFEVLDLGEDITTCASSVMLDANLQNPLASYAWYRNDILLPAETNPTLNVNQDGTYRVEVSVPLSSNNCIEEDDITIVLNAEEPIDPITDFQLCDDLTNNDGTEVFDLNTKDTELIPNIPFTNYTFSYHLSDSGARNNTGTITGPISNTSNPQTIYVRVDDLDSDCFAYTNFDLVVNSPPTATTPSPLEVCDSDDTPDGFTVIDLTVKDSEISGGLTNLLVSYHYNALDASTGDNAIPGSYVNTNTPIDTVFVRILDTDTGCYNTTTLTVDMTTSPVVNRDTQFLDACDTDQDGNAFFDLESVRSTIVGTLTGVTVTYHESFDDANTGTNPVGDPNNYEYTNPAGEPGLRNLFVRVEDDVTGCASIVPLEVHTNLLLTGTDTGDFALCDTNDDENDTLNFNLITVETFINNDLPNPVNVTFFETEEDRNNNVNAVNKNSIYAAVSPTVLYIRLEDTVSGCVEMSEITLLVNPILLFEPADPVPYCDTDDDGIVSIDLHSLDELVTNGNTNFLVSYFSSETDALNNTNALPDFYPNSAPIETIFARIENIDSGCSTVNEFEIEVVVAPGTNIPTPIVICDDDQDGLFVVNLESKIPEMISSTTGINISFFSSEDDAINNTNPILDPSNFSTQTQTIYTRFESSISGCFNITPLEVIINTLPQLPTDLLYQICEVTGTTVADFLLIDMDADILNGQTGKEVYYFENESDALAGNLTNAIDKTNIYNNTSSPQTIYVRVENTTADTNTCFATSSITLQVSPEPIYNPIVDFLVCDDITNDGFHIFNLIEKSDEIALGSTDNLNISYHLTFNDADTNTNPLGDTYTNTQNPQTIFVRIESDDSLCHVVEPIGINIIAAPDITQVSEPLISCDEDYDGLTSFDLTIANFQLLDRIQDDLEINYFENFEDINQSDGFDNSLAIVDPSNFISNTQTVHIKVWNNLTGCFSVIDLELVVNLPPATNNIGTIEFCDNDTNTFDLSTVNGSIVNDTSTVIISYHNSFADASNNLSPLPQNFTYTSSNHEIFARVSYTDTGCTIVNSFFLQVNPNPIANTTPDLIDCDDDYDGLLQFDLTQTSTTILGAQNPANFTITYYDDALNAEAATSPIDHGNYLFSDAQVIYARIENNTTGCYELTQFSVRINPLPVVPIEDIIALCINDLPLVINAETGNSNDSYFWSTGETTPQIILDDPSDIGDYWVTVTTDNIIGNDCNYTHNFSVIESEQAIIDIDATKAENFGDPNSITVNLINASSSGDYVYILDDGEPQTSNVFHNVSFGRHTITVRDLNGCMDASHSIVVIDAPKFFTPNNDSFYDTWHIIGIEEIPGTVVSIYTRQGKLIKTLTHNSSGWDGTYNGFNMPSDDYWFVAEVIEDGLSYDVKGHFALKR, from the coding sequence ATGAGATTTGTTTATCTTTTCATATTTACCATGTTCTGTAGTTACAGCATGGTATTTTCTCAACAAATCTCTGTTGATAGTTCTGTTGGTCTTCAACAGCTCATAGAAGACAACCTCGTAAACGGTTGTGTAGAAATTTCTAACATTACATCTCCTATCAATGGTAATTCTTCTGGTCATCCAAGTTATGCCTATTTTGAAAGAGGCATGTCTAATTTCCCTTTTCAAAATGGAATAATGATTTCCACTGGTTCTGCAAATTCAGGAGGAAATACGGTTAATACAGGGGTTTTAAGCGAAGGAGATGCTTCTTGGGGTTCCGACCCAGATTTAGAAACCACACTAGGAATTAGCAATACACTAAATGCCACTTCTATCGAATTTGATTTTGTTTCAATTTCAAGTCAATTCCAGTTTAATTTTCTTTTTGCTTCAGAAGAATATTTCGATATACTACCATGCCAGAACGTAACAGATCATTTCGTTTTTTTAATAACAGAGGTAGGAAGCGGAAATCCATACAGAAATATTGCTGTAGTCCCAGGAACAACTACACCTATAAACTCTGTAAATGTACATAATGAAGTTTTTGGAGTATGTCCCGGTTCAAATGACCAATACTTTGATGTTTTTAACGCTGGTGACACAAATTATAATGGTAGAACGACTGTTTTAACAGCTTCGGAAACAATTGTTCCTTACGTACAATATCATGTTAAATTGATAATAGCAGATCAAAGAGATGGAACTTTCGATTCTGCAGTTTTCATTGAGGGTGACAGTTTTGAGGTATTAGATTTAGGTGAAGATATAACAACTTGTGCAAGCTCGGTAATGCTGGACGCTAATTTGCAAAACCCACTTGCTTCTTATGCTTGGTATCGAAACGATATTCTTTTACCAGCCGAAACAAACCCTACCCTTAATGTTAATCAAGATGGAACTTATCGCGTCGAAGTGAGTGTTCCTTTGAGCTCTAATAATTGTATCGAGGAGGATGATATTACTATTGTTTTAAATGCCGAGGAGCCCATTGACCCTATAACCGATTTCCAGTTATGTGATGATTTAACCAATAATGATGGTACAGAAGTCTTTGATTTAAATACCAAAGACACAGAACTAATTCCTAACATTCCATTTACTAACTACACATTTTCTTATCATTTATCAGATTCTGGTGCTAGAAATAATACAGGAACAATAACTGGCCCTATATCCAATACGAGCAATCCCCAAACAATTTATGTTAGAGTAGATGATTTGGATAGTGATTGTTTCGCCTACACCAATTTCGACTTAGTAGTTAATTCGCCACCTACAGCTACAACGCCATCACCTCTAGAAGTTTGTGACAGTGATGATACTCCAGATGGTTTCACAGTAATTGACCTTACCGTTAAGGATAGTGAAATATCGGGTGGACTTACCAATCTACTTGTAAGTTATCACTACAATGCTCTAGATGCTTCAACTGGTGATAATGCCATACCGGGGTCTTATGTAAACACGAACACACCCATCGATACCGTATTTGTTCGAATTCTTGACACAGATACTGGTTGCTACAATACAACCACATTAACGGTGGATATGACCACCAGCCCTGTTGTTAACAGAGATACACAATTTTTGGACGCTTGTGATACAGACCAAGATGGTAATGCTTTTTTTGACCTAGAATCTGTACGTAGTACTATTGTTGGAACTCTTACTGGAGTAACTGTAACCTATCATGAAAGTTTCGACGATGCCAATACCGGAACAAACCCTGTTGGTGATCCAAACAATTATGAATATACAAATCCAGCAGGTGAACCTGGATTACGCAACTTATTTGTAAGGGTTGAGGACGACGTTACGGGTTGTGCTTCAATTGTTCCTCTCGAAGTTCACACAAATTTATTACTAACTGGTACAGATACTGGAGATTTTGCTCTTTGTGATACTAATGATGATGAGAACGACACACTCAATTTTAATTTAATTACGGTTGAGACCTTTATTAATAATGACCTACCTAACCCTGTAAACGTTACATTTTTTGAAACAGAAGAAGATCGTAATAATAATGTAAACGCTGTTAATAAAAATTCAATTTATGCAGCTGTTAGTCCAACTGTGCTATATATCAGACTGGAGGATACAGTTAGTGGTTGTGTTGAAATGTCTGAGATTACCCTTTTAGTAAATCCCATATTATTATTTGAACCGGCTGATCCCGTGCCTTATTGTGATACCGATGACGATGGAATAGTTAGCATAGATTTGCATTCACTTGACGAACTTGTAACAAACGGTAATACAAACTTCTTGGTAAGCTATTTCAGTTCTGAGACTGATGCCCTGAATAACACCAATGCTTTACCAGATTTTTATCCAAATTCGGCGCCAATCGAGACTATTTTCGCTAGAATAGAGAATATAGATTCTGGATGCTCAACGGTTAATGAATTTGAAATAGAGGTAGTTGTAGCCCCTGGAACTAATATTCCAACGCCAATAGTGATCTGCGACGATGACCAAGATGGGCTTTTTGTGGTTAATCTGGAAAGCAAAATTCCTGAAATGATTAGCAGTACAACAGGAATTAACATCTCCTTTTTCTCCTCTGAAGATGATGCTATCAATAATACCAATCCAATACTAGACCCCTCTAATTTTAGTACGCAAACGCAAACCATCTACACCAGGTTTGAAAGTTCTATTTCAGGTTGTTTCAATATCACTCCTCTTGAAGTAATAATAAATACGCTGCCACAACTACCAACAGATTTACTATACCAAATTTGCGAAGTTACAGGAACAACAGTTGCCGACTTTTTGTTAATTGACATGGATGCTGATATTCTTAACGGACAAACAGGAAAGGAAGTCTACTATTTCGAAAATGAATCTGATGCATTGGCAGGGAACTTAACAAACGCCATAGATAAAACTAATATTTACAATAATACAAGTAGTCCTCAAACGATTTACGTAAGAGTAGAAAATACAACAGCTGATACCAATACTTGTTTTGCCACATCCTCTATAACATTGCAAGTATCTCCTGAACCGATATACAATCCTATAGTAGATTTTTTAGTTTGTGATGACATTACTAATGATGGTTTCCATATTTTTAATCTAATTGAAAAAAGTGATGAAATTGCACTTGGCTCTACAGACAACCTAAATATATCTTACCACCTAACTTTCAATGATGCGGATACCAATACAAATCCTCTTGGAGATACGTACACAAACACTCAAAACCCTCAAACTATTTTTGTTAGGATAGAAAGTGATGATTCTTTATGTCATGTTGTAGAACCAATAGGTATCAATATTATAGCTGCACCAGATATAACGCAAGTATCGGAACCTTTAATATCTTGTGATGAAGATTACGACGGCTTAACATCTTTCGATTTAACCATAGCTAATTTTCAGTTACTAGACAGAATTCAAGACGATTTAGAAATCAATTATTTCGAAAACTTCGAAGATATTAATCAGTCTGATGGATTTGATAATAGTCTAGCTATTGTAGATCCTTCAAATTTCATTTCAAATACACAAACAGTGCACATTAAAGTTTGGAACAACCTAACAGGCTGTTTTAGCGTTATTGACTTAGAGCTTGTGGTAAATCTACCTCCTGCTACAAATAACATAGGTACAATTGAATTTTGTGATAACGACACCAATACTTTCGATTTATCAACTGTAAATGGTAGCATAGTAAATGACACAAGTACTGTAATTATTAGTTATCACAATTCTTTCGCTGATGCTTCTAACAACCTATCTCCTTTACCACAAAACTTTACTTACACTTCTAGTAATCATGAGATTTTTGCCAGAGTTAGTTACACAGACACAGGTTGTACTATAGTCAACTCATTCTTTTTACAAGTCAATCCTAATCCGATTGCCAATACAACTCCAGACTTAATAGACTGTGACGACGATTACGATGGCCTATTACAGTTTGATTTAACACAAACTAGCACCACTATTTTAGGCGCTCAAAACCCAGCTAATTTTACAATAACATACTATGACGATGCCCTAAATGCAGAAGCGGCTACTTCGCCAATAGACCACGGCAACTATTTGTTTAGCGACGCCCAAGTTATTTATGCACGCATCGAGAATAATACCACTGGTTGTTATGAATTAACCCAATTTTCAGTTAGAATTAATCCTTTACCGGTTGTACCTATTGAGGATATTATTGCACTTTGTATCAATGATTTGCCTTTAGTTATAAATGCAGAAACAGGAAACAGTAATGATTCTTACTTTTGGTCGACTGGAGAAACGACTCCTCAGATAATTTTAGATGACCCCTCTGACATTGGAGACTATTGGGTAACGGTTACTACAGACAACATTATTGGTAATGACTGTAATTACACACATAACTTTTCTGTAATAGAATCGGAACAAGCTATTATTGATATAGATGCTACAAAAGCTGAGAATTTTGGTGACCCTAATAGCATAACCGTAAACCTAATAAACGCAAGTAGCAGTGGTGATTACGTTTATATTCTCGATGATGGAGAGCCTCAAACATCAAACGTATTCCACAATGTATCTTTTGGTAGGCACACTATAACAGTAAGAGATTTAAATGGATGTATGGATGCGTCACACTCAATAGTTGTTATTGATGCACCCAAATTCTTCACTCCAAATAATGATTCTTTCTATGATACTTGGCACATTATAGGAATTGAAGAAATCCCAGGAACAGTAGTCTCAATATATACCAGACAAGGTAAGCTCATTAAAACCTTAACCCACAATTCTTCTGGTTGGGATGGTACTTATAATGGGTTTAATATGCCATCAGACGACTATTGGTTTGTAGCTGAAGTTATCGAAGATGGCCTATCCTACGACGTAAAGGGACACTTTGCCTTAAAAAGATAA